The following DNA comes from Spirulina major PCC 6313.
GCCGCCGCTTCTGCCCGCGCCGAAATGAGTGAGCTTCGGCGTTTAAAAACCCTTCTACCGCCTGAGCTACAAAGCTGGGTGATGGTGGAAGCAACCACCGAAGTCAATCCGCCCCTCGTGCGCTGTGAAGAATTGGGACGGGACGAAATTGAAATCCAAATCGATCTAGCCAAGTGGGATAACCTGGCGATCGATCAGCGTAACCTCTTGTTTTGGCATGAAGTGGGGCGGATTCAAAACGACACGATTCCGAAAGAAGGATGGGAAATGGCCGCCCTCGCCATTGGCCTAGGCGGGGCTGTGGGTGAACTGTGGGTGCAAGATGGTCTTTTGCTCCTCCTGGCGTTGGCCCTCTGTGGGGTTTCGGGCTTTCGCCTCTGGCAGAAAAACAATGGTGATAAACGGCTCGAAGAAGCCCTCGAAGCCGATCAACGAGCGATCGCCCTCGCCACCCGCTTCGGCTACAGCCTCCCCAACGCCTATAAGAGCCTCGGCAGCGCCCTCAAAACCTTAGTGGAGCAAACCCCCAACCGCCGCGTCCGGAAGCGTTACGAAACCCGCCTCCAAGCCCTCCGCCGCAGTGCCAACAAGGCCAAGTCCAAAATGGAAACGAAAGTGCCGGAAAACCGCCCGATGCTCTAGGGTAATCGACGGCGTGAAAGTATTCCTCCGTTTTGCACGTTGAGCATGTCAACGGGGCGGCGATGATTGCCTGCCCCGTCTTTAACTTGATCTTCATTGTCTTCGCCCATGGATCACGGCTCTTCCAAACGCTCTATTTATGCCGCCCTGGCCGCGAATCTGGCTATTGCGATCGCAAAATTCGTGGGTGCGTCTCTCAGCGGGAGTTCTGCCATGCTCTCCGAAGGGTTTCATTCCGTGGTAGATACAGCCAATGAGCTACTCTTGCTCTACGGTTTAAAACAGAGTGCCGCCGAACCCGACGAAGACTATCCCCTCGGCCGCAGCCAAGAGCTTTATTTTTGGGCATTGATGGTGGCGGTGTTGATTTTTGCCCTCGGTGGTGGGTTTTCGATCTACGAAGGGGTGCAAAGTCTACAGCATCCGGAGCCGTCGCGCAATTTTGCGGTGAGCTACGGCGTGTTAGCGATCGCTGCCCTCTTTGAAAGTATCGCCCTCGTCATTTCCGTGGGGGAATTTAACCGCACTCGCCCCCACAGCCTCACCTTTTGGCAAG
Coding sequences within:
- a CDS encoding DUF3318 domain-containing protein, with the protein product MTSYAAASARAEMSELRRLKTLLPPELQSWVMVEATTEVNPPLVRCEELGRDEIEIQIDLAKWDNLAIDQRNLLFWHEVGRIQNDTIPKEGWEMAALAIGLGGAVGELWVQDGLLLLLALALCGVSGFRLWQKNNGDKRLEEALEADQRAIALATRFGYSLPNAYKSLGSALKTLVEQTPNRRVRKRYETRLQALRRSANKAKSKMETKVPENRPML